The nucleotide window CATCCAGCCACGTCGCTTCCACGCTTCCCACGTGATTTAGGCAACACGCCCCCTGCGTGTTGCACTACCATCTGACACGTCTACATACCTACAATACACACAGTATACCCATTTTCAGTCAATACACTAAAATTTTTTCCATATCTAAATTAATGAGCTTATTACTGATATTTATTTCAACATTTTTTCCCTCCTCAATTTAACTTGTACATCTTGTGCGGTTTTGTGTATGTTAAAAAAGTTGCTTCGTGGTaattaaagtagaaaataatagttcacaaaaaacaataatttttcttttgataaaaAATCCCTAAAACTTATATAAGGATACTGAAAAAACTAACACACGCATATATTAGcaatcattaattcaatttttatgaattgattgaatttttatttaataagcaAATTAAAAACAGCAGTAGGGATTTGATGACAACAAATATGATTACGAAATCTTAATAATCATCCAGCATTAATCTATATCATCAGCAATGCATGTCATCAACACAATAACACACACACATTATGGCAtgcacaacaacaataattcttATTACTAAACCTACTATTTCAGTTATTCATGAGGATTTGAAGCCCTTGTTTAAGAACATGAACAAATCTTTGATAATGGACCCTCTTTAACACCAATCCAACCTCAACCCCTCCCTCCACGTGTCCACTTTCAGCAAGAGATATAGCCTTTGATGAATGCACCATTTCAACTTTCTTAGGCCTTCCAAATCCAAAGTCAGTCTCATACACACCCAACTTGTGCGAAGCCATCACATGAAACGCACTATTCCCCAACACAAACAACTTCATGAACAATGCCTTCCAATTTTCCGCACCCCGAAACGGCGAACTCTTCATGTCGTTTATACCCTTTTCTATTACCTTAACCGCATTCACAAAACCCTCTTCTCCTTTAAGTTCCATCCTCTTAAGCTTTGTTTGGCACTGTGTTATGCAATTCCCAAAGTAAGTAATTGGAATTGGATATCCGAGTAGATTGTTATTCCTACAATCAGCTGGAAAATGAAAatgctcttctttttcttcttcttctcctccttcattGTTATCGTCATGTCTTGTAGTTTTAATTAAACTACTCCATACAAAACCACATATCACCATAAAGGTTGATAGATATTGCGGCGCTTTGTATCCGTTGCTTTTCTTCAATTTGTTCATCGCAAACCTTTTCATTGCTTCAATGCCTTCTCTACCAAACACAATTGTTGTTTTAACATAGTCCTCTTCCAATATTGATTCACCATTTTGACTTTGAGCTACGAGTTTGTCCTTCCATAAAGTCCTCTCGTTAAAATAGTCTTTCAACAAAACGGCCTCGAGCTCATCAGGATCCTTCAATATTTCCCTATCAAAACAGGGTAGTAATGAATAGTGCTTCTTTAAGAGTGTTGAGTCAATAATTTCTTCCAAATTTATTATTCCACAAAGAGAAGaccaaaatttcataaaatggcCACAACACCTATCGTCAATCACGTGACAATAGGTGATGGCGATGCAGAGGCCACGGTTTGGAAAAACCGTGACCTGCAAGGCCACAAGTGGTGACACAATCGTGTCATCACTCTTGTCATATGTGGCCTTGTCCATCAATGTTGGAACCAAGTGATCCAAATCTTTGACACTTTTGGGGTCATTGCTTGAAATATGATCGAAATTCAAAGACGACTCGATGATGGTGAAGGTGACGGTGTCTTCATTGGTACATTGAATGAAGGGCTTGTGGGGTGGTGGAGGACATAGGAGGTTCCCGGCTAGAGGGAAGAAACGTTGTAGAGTAAGAGACAGAGAGAGTTTGAGGGTTGGGAgggtattttggtaaaaatggtTGGTGGAAAAAGGGAAGTTATAGAAAAATTGGCGTCTAACGTAAATTGGACCTGTAAAAGGTAGGTCAAGGAATGTAAGGGGGAGGGATTTGATTTTTGGATCATCATTATCATGGTATGCTTTTGGAAGACCAACTTGTGTTTGTTCCACAAGCTTATGCTTGCTATGATgattttccatttttcttttggtgCAACTTTGTTAGTTAAAATTGATAGGTGATGATGAGATAGCTATTATTGGAACTTGTGGAAATTAGCAGAGAGGGTGTATGTACTTATATACTGGCTGATCATATCAATTTCCTGTTCAAAATTGAAGCTAAAAAGTTTGTGGAAAGTACACGATTTGCCCCTAAATGGAGAAAAAACATAATGACTCCAAAGTGTTTCAATTGTCGTATGATGTAGCTAGTGTAGTGGATGACTTATTCGAAAATATATGGACTAGATATTAACTTTTATTTAGAGATAGAGAAATAAttatttaggtattttttttattagtttaaatatttattttaaaaaatagtatcATGATAtgacatcaaaattttttataattgaaaagtTTAGAATTCTATCATTGttgaaccaaaataaaaaaaaacaacataaaacaaaaaaaagagaaaaaaaaaaacttatgtCACATTCacgtaaattcaaaaaaaatcgtgcataaaaaaatatattagagatataattatttatatatatctttttaacaatttaaatttttttaaaaaaaatttcatcacANAATCcaacaataatatattttatattatattttaaaatattaacagttaattaatatattttttcttatattttaaatattgatattaGTTGATggtcaaaaacaataaattctaataattctATAGTATTTCTCAAAAATATGTGCCGTAtagttattgttataaaaagaagaaaaaatttgcaATCCCGTTGAATACTCCGATCCATTTTGCTTAGCTTTGTGGAAAATGAAAATCAACTCTTAGCAATTTCCCCTCACTTTCTTTCGAAAACACTATTTGTTTATTTGTGATATGACCGAGTTGTTACtcagaaatcaattttgaaggaattatatatattgttgaaTGTTGACTGTATAACTATATATCCAAGTGTAtgctcttatttattttttataatgggACATCAGTGTCGCAAGTTATCTTTAATACTGTGCAGCTATGTGTGTACGATAAAAATGTGTCTATCAACATGTGTAtcacacttttttttaatatgagaatgaattttctctatttttttttcaattgagggTATTTTCCAGTTTGATAAgcgaaatttaaatttttgatactTATTTAAGCAGATgaataagttaattatttaactaattcaaattagttgACCTAAATCTaactttatttgtattttatcaGTGCCCCTTTAAAGCACGTTTGGTAACGATTGCAAAGATCAATTTTATAAGATcagttttttgtgttttttattctTGGCCTCAAActcaataatatattaattaggGGGTTCCACTGAAATTAACTATTATCCACGTGAAGTTGCTAGGAAAAGTTATCAAAGGTAACGATATGTAGTAACTGAGTTACGTCATCAAGCTTATCGCTATTGAGGTAAcgtattaagtaattaattttgagttaatatttaaattattccCTGCATCAATTTAgtcttcaaaaatttaatttatttaatgtgATCTTTCACTTAACCTTTGTTGTTTATATTGGTCTCTACCTTAATAACATATTGAGATAAATTGACAATTATCATGTTAGACTTTTAAAtgattacaaaatttttaaaattttaattttaatttcacttaaaaattttaaaagctctTTAACACTACAAGAAATAAGGGATTTacctacaaaaaaaattgtagcTAAACTCTAAGATAACCATAGCAATTATACATTGGCCACGAAAGAATATTTGTGGCTAATCGGAGGATTGCATTTTTAATTTGCCATGATTTTAGCGTTATTAGTCACAATTTTAAACATTGTGGAGACCTTTAAAGAGCCACAATTTGTATATCATTATCTACGCATAATGCCGTGGCtaaataagaataattaaatcaaaaaatataattttactaCACTTTATCCGTAGCTAATTTGTGCAAGTCGAGTTTTTCAGCCACATTTTTTTGTGTGGCTAATGTTAGGTTACTTAATCACACTATTTTTTCGTGGCTAACTCACTATATTTTTCACATACAATCCAAGACTAATTTGTGCTAATTTACTCtaattgaacaattttattaaattaaaattatatttatatatattacattaataacaaaaaaaaatttcatcaatTAAATGTTAAGCATATTTTTGGATAAACTAAACACTTTATCACTgtattttaataacaaaaaattttaattcacatttaataactattaaaaaatCCAACGTAACAAACGTTAGTTTATTTTAGTATGTTGTTAACGGTTTTAGAACAAAAATACGGCCAAAAACTGAGCGAGTcatgaatataaaattaaaaaatccaattaaataaattaaaattttagagatcACGTTGAAATGAAAAAGTATACATATAGTAATAGAGAAATGTTAGATTAGAGGGCTACCTGAATTATTGTTATTGTCTttatttttagtcattaatctaatatttttaatttagtaatttaataatatattaataattaattaataattaaaagataataaattttaatgagcttcaagcatttttcataataatatttACACGTAATGGATATAATATCGAACATGGAAGAATTCTTCGTATTAGAGGAAAATatacgaaaataaaaaaataaatataaaagaaataggaaataattaatttcataaaaataaaattctagaGAAGAAATTATACTAGTGACTAATTTTTTACATGATTGATTACATTATTGTTATTTCTGTTTATAATATATTCTATTACTAATGAGAATTATCTAATTAAGTTATTGTGTCTACTTTTCTACTTTatattacattatttttaaagACAATCTTACTATTATGGTTgtgaaaaaattttcaatgaacATTTTAATTACAATCAATAGGAGAATACTTTatcctaaaataatatttttattttactttcaaaaaataaaaaattatcaccaAAAATCCATTGATAAAATTTAAGTTCATCAACCCCCCAAAAAGAAAAActt belongs to Arachis duranensis cultivar V14167 chromosome 8, aradu.V14167.gnm2.J7QH, whole genome shotgun sequence and includes:
- the LOC107462000 gene encoding coumaroyl-CoA:anthocyanidin 3-O-glucoside-6''-O-coumaroyltransferase 1-like, whose protein sequence is MENHHSKHKLVEQTQVGLPKAYHDNDDPKIKSLPLTFLDLPFTGPIYVRRQFFYNFPFSTNHFYQNTLPTLKLSLSLTLQRFFPLAGNLLCPPPPHKPFIQCTNEDTVTFTIIESSLNFDHISSNDPKSVKDLDHLVPTLMDKATYDKSDDTIVSPLVALQVTVFPNRGLCIAITYCHVIDDRCCGHFMKFWSSLCGIINLEEIIDSTLLKKHYSLLPCFDREILKDPDELEAVLLKDYFNERTLWKDKLVAQSQNGESILEEDYVKTTIVFGREGIEAMKRFAMNKLKKSNGYKAPQYLSTFMVICGFVWSSLIKTTRHDDNNEGGEEEEKEEHFHFPADCRNNNLLGYPIPITYFGNCITQCQTKLKRMELKGEEGFVNAVKVIEKGINDMKSSPFRGAENWKALFMKLFVLGNSAFHVMASHKLGVYETDFGFGRPKKVEMVHSSKAISLAESGHVEGGVEVGLVLKRVHYQRFVHVLKQGLQILMNN